The nucleotide window GTGAATGAGGCTTAATTATGGTCCATTGATTCCGCTTCATTCATTTCATTCTTGTATTCTTCAAGTCTTTCTTGAGTCGGCTTGAGGCTCATCAAGTAAGCAACAAGATCATCCAATTCCTGATTGGACAGATAATCAAACGAAGGCATGATTGTGCCTGGGCTTGTTGATTGGGGATCAATCAAGTGCTGGCGCTGCCAGTCTTCGTTATATTTCAAGCCAACCCACATCAAATCCGGGCCTGTACGGTTCGATCCCAAAAGATGGGGCAAATCATATTTGTAGTCGCCGCCTTTTGATACAGGGCCAAGATTTTGATTTGTATCGGCAGGCAAGGCTCTGACGAATTGAGTGTGGCAAGTCTGGCAGCCATTCTGGACATATACTTCTCTTCCTCTTGCTTCAGCAGAATCTTCTGCATAGTTGCGAAGCTCACCGCTCGCGGTCGCAGAGTTGATTTCCTGGTCGAAGAGGGGAAGGATGACCGTTCCGGCTACACCGAAAGTCCATAGAATTAAAGCAACGATTAATACAGCTGATGGTTTACGTTCCAACGTGTTCCCTCCTCATTAAGCAGTAGCAGCTTGCTGCTGTGCTTGCTGTTTTTTCTCAAGTTTTGCAAGTTTAATAGTTTTATACATATTCCATGCAAGGAAGAACTGAGCTACATACATCATTGTTCCACCAATTGCGCGGCCTTGTACGTAAGGCTCCATCATCAATACAGTCTGCAGGAATGGAACACCTTCGATCCAGGCGAATCCCTGTACAACACCTGCGATCCACAATGAGAATGCGAATACCAGGAAACCAACCGTAGAGAACCAGAAGTGAGCTTCCATTGCTCTCTTGCTGAACATTTCGCGTCCTACGATTTTAGGAAGGATGTAATAGAGTGCTGCGAAAGATGTGAATGAGAACGCACCGAAGGGTCCCATATGAGCATGCCCGACAGTCCAGTGAGTGAACTTAATGACTGAACTTACTGATGGAAGGGCTTGCAATGGTCCCTGTAGACATGCGAACAGGTAAAAAATTGTACCTGCCACTGTGAAACGAAGCGGTACACTTGATCTTGTTTGTGACCAAGAACCTTTCATCGTTCCCCAGAAGTTGGCTAGAACGTCCCAAACAGGAATCAATAGGACGATGGAGGGAATGACCCCCGCTTTCGAGATCCAGCCTGGGATTGGTCCGTTCATCAAGTGGTGAGGACCATTCCAAACATAGAAAGTGGCGATTGCCCAGAAACCAATCATGGATAACTGGTGGCTGTATAATGGACGTCCTGTCAATTTAGGCAGCAAGTAGTAGATCTGTCCGACACCGACTGTTGTCATCCAAAGGCCGATTGCGTTATGTCCAAGGAACCAGCCCATCAAACCTTGCTGTACTCCACTTGGAATCCATTGGGCCGGGAAGTTTCCGACAATCCAAGTCAATGGCAGCCATAGCAATGAGCCAAGGAAATACCATAGGCTGACATAAAGCATTTTTTCCTGGCGGCGTCCAACTGTTTTAAAAAGGTTATAAGCAACAAGTCCAATTGCGACAAGAAGCTGAACGTCTACCCATAATGGAAATTCTCCATATTCGATGACCTCGGTTTGGCTAAAAAGCAATGCGAAGAATCCTTCTAAAATGACGATGTTATAAAATACTAAAGCGAAATTCCCGAGTTTCTCGCTATAAACCCTCGTTTTAGAAAGCTTAGGAATCATGTAGAACATGGATCCCACATAAGCCATTGATAACCAAGCGTAGATAACGAGCATTACGTGCGCCGAGCGAACATGCCCATAAGTTGTCCAGCGATTGTTCAATAATTCTGGCCAGATTTGTTTTGTTGCAGTAAGAAGTCCCATGCTCATGCCGATGATGATCCAAAAGACAGCAGCGATGAACCAATTCTTGGATGAACTCCATTTTTCGTCTGTAAACATCTTGACACTCCCTTGTTCATAAAATAAACACAAACATTTCACGATTTCTTCACAATCTGCTATGTTACATGATACATCCCATAGAGAATTAAATTTATTCAAGTTTTTTATAGCCTTATCCAATTGTTTTATACGACCTGCCTAATTGGAAAAAATCTAGCCTTATTTACAATTTTGGCAAAAAAAAACAGAACGAAAAAATTTCGTTCTGTCAGAGATTATTCGTTTTGTTCTTCTTTTTTATTATAATTTTTGCGCAGTGTATCAAGGACGAAGATAATCAGGATAGGGACTCCGATATAATAAAGCAAATCGAAGTAAAAACCCAGGGATTCATGTTCCATTCGTTTACCTCCCAAATTAATTTGAACACATTGTAATCTCAAAGTTTTTTTTTTACAACCCCCTAATATATACTCTGGACGGTTTCCGGAATTTCTGTTAGAGTAATGCGATAGTATAGGACAATTTTCAAAAAGGGGGTGCAATTATGGTACCTGGAGCTTGGCTCTTACTCATGGTTATGTTCGCATTCACTGCTTCAGCAGGGATTGTCTGGGCTTGGAGCAAGAAAAACCGGCTTTACGATGAAAGTGTAAAATATCGAATGCTTGATGAAGAATGATCAAACCTGGATTCACAATCTTTACAATCTGCTAATTATAAAGATATATTTTTTCCAGGCTTCTGTTTAACTTTACTATCCCACTATTGCTACTTCAAACTCCAATCACTGTCGATCTCTGATTCGACTTGCTGATATTTCATGATTTTACTATTCCAAAAAACTACTTTCTTCTATATAAAGATGTCGCCAACCTCACGTCTTTTACATTTACCTAGATTGATCTAACACAAATTCAGTTCAACAATTCAACAGCGACTCATAGGATGTTATTATCTGCGTACTAATGACGATAAGAAAGTCATAAAAAATTCATAATTAAGGTTGACAAAAGTATTAATCTTTTATAATATATACCCTGTGAGGTATTTAACAACGTAATCACGTTACAAAAGATATTATATTTTTTTGCAGTCATAAATACCCGTTGCGGTAATTAAAGAGGGGATGAGAGATAATGGGAGAACAGAAAAAAACCACGATTATTTTATTCAGTGGAGATTATGACAAAGTCATGGCTGCTTATATCATTGCTAATGGTGCTGCTGCCTATGATCATGAAGTGACAATCTTTCACACATTTTGGGGATTGAACGCTCTTAGGAAAGATGAGCCAATCCAGGCTGACAAAGGCTTCATTGAGAAGATGTTTGCCAAGATGATGCCAAGAGGCGCGAACAAATTGGGATTATCAAAAATGAACTATGCAGGTTTCGGTCCTAAAATGATCAAGGACGTTATGAAGAAGCATAATGCCATGCCGCTTCCAGACTTGATTGACATGGCAAAAGAACAGGATGTTAAGCTTGTTGCCTGTCAAATGACAGTAGACTTATTCGGTCTTACGCAAGAAGAGATCATGGAAGGCGTAGAGTTTGCTGGTGTAGCTGCTTACCTGGCTGATGCTGAGAACGGAAACGTCAACCTGTTCATCTAATAGATACTAAAATTGGAGGTCTACAAATGGAATCTGTAAAAACAAATTTCACAGTCGACGCAAAAGGGCTTGCGTGCCCAATGCCGATTGTCCGAACCAAAAAAGCAATTAACAATTTAAATCCAGGCGAGGTTTTAGAAGTGCTTGCAACGGATAAAGGTTCTAGGGCGGATATCCAGGCTTGGTCTAAAAGCTCAGGCAATCAGTACCTTGGAACGATTGAAGAAGGCGCCGTTCTTAAGCACTATATCCGCAAAGGCGGTGCAAGTGAAGAACAGGAAGAAACAAAATATCCAAACATTGTTTCAAACGACGATGTTGTAAAAAAGCTTGAAGCAAATGAGGATGTTGTTGTCCTTGATGTAAGAGAGCCAGCTGAATATGCGTTTGGACATATCCCAAATGCTGTATCTATTCCATTTGGGGAACTTGAAAATCGACTTGAAGAACTTGATAAATCAAAAACAATCCTTGTTGTTTGCCGCACAGGCAACAGGAGTGACATGGCATCCCAGACACTTACTAGTAAAGGCTTCGAGAAAGTCTGGAATGTAGTACCAGGCATGACTGATTGGAATGGCCCAACTGAAAATAAGGTTCAGTAATTATTTTTTGGGAAAAATTATACCCTGGGAGGTAAAGTGATTTATGAAAGCAATGACGTCTAAAGAAGTAACTACAAAAGTATTCAATAAAGAATCATTCTTCATCTTAGATGTACGTAACGAGAGCGACTTCAGCGACTGGAAAATCGAAGGCGAAAACTTCGAATACCTGAATGTTCCTTACTTCGATCTTCTTGACGGAGTGGAAGAAATCCTAGATCAAGTACCAACTGATAAAGAAGTTCTTGTTGTCTGTGCAAAAGAAGGTTCATCAGTAATGGTTGCTGAAATGCTTGAAGAAGCAGGCCGTGAAGTATCTTACCTTCAAGGCGGAATGAAAGCATGGAGCGAACACCTTGAGCCAGTCAAGGTTGGCGATCTTAAAGATGGAGGAGCCATGTACCAGTTCGTCCGTATCGGTAAAGGCTGCCTATCTTACGCAGTTGTTTCAAACGGTGAAGCTGCTTTGATCGATGCTACAAGAATGACTGATGTGTATCTTGATTTCGCTAAAGAACATGGCGTTCAAATCAAGCACGTATTTGATACTCACCTGCACGCAGACCACATTTCCGGCGGCAGAAAAATCGCAGAAGCAACAGGTGCCACTTATTGGCTGCCACCGAAAGACGCTGATGAGGTTACATTCAGCTATCAGCCACTAGAAGATGGCAACCTTGTAAAAATCGGTGAAACAAACATCGACATCAATGCACTTTACACTCCAGGCCATACAATCGGTTCTACATCCTTTGTGGTAGATGAAAAATATCTTCTTTCTGGGGATATACTATTCATTGACTCAATTGGACGCCCTGACCTGGCTGGTAAAGCAGAAGACTGGGTAGCAGACCTGAGAAACTCTCTTTATACTCGTTACAAGCAGCTTTCTGATGAGCTCGTCGTTCTTCCTGCACACTTCATGATCATCGACGAGTTAAACGAAGATGGCAGCGTATCTGAAAAATTAGGTACACTATTCGCGAAAAACCACGGATTGAACATTGAAGACGAAGCTGAGTTCAGAAAACTGGTCACTGAGAATCTGCCACCGCAGCCGAATGCATACCAGGAGATTCGTGAAACAAACATGGGTAAAATCAACCCGGACGATGAAAAGCAAAGAGAAATGGGAAATCGGGCCAAACCGCTGTGCGGTAAGATAATTCAATTAGGAAAACATTACTTTTTTAACAACCAAGGAGGATTTTAACATGAATGTAGCAAAAGTATTAGACGCAAAAGGACTGGCTTGTCCAATGCCAATCGTCAAAACGAAGAAGGCAATCACTGACCTTCAATCTGGAGAAGTATTAGAAATCCATACAACTGACAAAGGCGCTGTAAAAGATTTGGCGGCTTGGGCACAATCCACTGGCAATGAACTTCTGAATCACGAAGAAGAAAACGGTGTGTTCAAGTTCTGGATGAAGAAAGCGTAATTGAAAAAGGGGGAGTTTGTCTCCCTTTTCTTTTGGTTTTTAATAGATTTTTATTATTCCTTAACCAACAAAGTTTTTTTATAAGGAGGAAGCCTAATGGATTTGACTTTTCTTATCGTCATATTTTTAATTGGTTTTATCGGGTCTTATATTTCCGGGATGGTTGGAATCGGCGGTTCAATCATTAAGTATCCAATGCTATTATATATACCGCCATTGTTCGGCATCGCGGCATTCAGTGCCCATGAGGTTTCAGGTATCAGTGCGGTCCAGGTATTCTTCGCCACTATCGGCGGTGTCTGGGCATACCGTAAGGGCGGGTACTTAAACAAGACATTGATCATTTATATGGGTTCAGCAATCCTTGTTGGTTCATTGATCGGAAGCTACGGATCCCGCTTCATGTCTGAAGGCGGCATCAACCTTGTTTACGGTATCCTTGCCTTGATTGCAGCTGTTATGATGTTTATTCCGAAAAAGGGCGTAGATGATATTCCGCTAGACCAGGTAACTTTCAATAAATGGCTTGCAGCATTCTTCGCATTTATTGTTGGGATTGGAGCAGGTATCGTAGGTGCAGCTGGTGCATTCCTGCTCGTACCAATCATGCTAGTTGTGTTGAAAATCCCTACTCGAATGACAATAGCAACATCACTTGCCATTACATTCATTTCTTCAATTGGATCCACAGTAGGTAAACTTGCCACGGGACAGGTAGAATTCTGGCCAGCATTGATCATGGTTGTAGCGAGTCTAATCGCATCACCACTCGGTGCCAATGCAGGTAAGAAAGTAAATACGAAGATCCTTCAGTACATTCTTGCAGTATTGATTTTGGGTACTGCGATTAAGATTTGGATGGATATCCTGTAGGATATATTTAAACAAGACTTCGCTCCTGCGAAGTCTTGTTTTTTTAGATAAAAGGTAGGAAGTCTATAGCTGTCAAGAAAACATCGTTATTGTGACAGGTTTCAATTGAAGAGCCTAATCATGTGGCATACAATGAAGCAACAGGCTATGTTCCTGTGCTCGTATTGCTGGCTAAATATCCTGACGGTGATGAGCCGGTTGGTGACATGCCAGGACAAGTGCCTGCCGAGTACCACACAGGTTCTTACTACTTCTGGAAGGGCTATGGTGCAACACCGGCTGATTCTGGTATTCACGTAACGGACATCAAGGAAAACGAAGATGGCTCAATCACAGCTAAGTTCTTCTATAACTTTAATTCTAGTATGAAGTAAATACGAAAAAACTGAGCAAGGATTACATTCCCGCTCAGTTTTTTTCATTTTTAAAAGGAACAAAAACATCAACATGTCCAGGTAGGACTTTGGCATTGAAAGGCAATGGATCGCCTTCTTCACCGTCGATGTTCACCACATGCTGTTTGTCAGAAGTTACCTTAAGGAAGGAGGTCCGGATATATTCAACTTCTTCACTTTCCTCCAATTCACCCTTCAGAAGCGATGGGATGAGTGACGCGATTTTCGGGACGGACATCTTCTTGATTATAAAAGCATGGAACTTTCCATCATTCACGCTTGCTTCGGGGGGCCAGATCTTCAAACCCGCCGACAGAATTCGTGAGGGAGGCGATCAACAGGAACGTATGCCCTTCCCATCTACCGTTTTCGTGTTCGACACATAAATCGATTGCCTCTCCATGTAAGAAAGATTTTGCCCCTTCCATAAAGTAAGCAAGCGAACCAAGTCTGGTTTTTAGTTCAGGGCTTACATTGTAAGAAGCTTCTGCAAGGGCCCCTAATGCTATAACATTGGCGAAATAATTCTCATTGATTTTACCTATATCCACAGGCTTGAGGTTTTGCTCAGCCAGAATTGAAATGGCTTTATAGGGATCAAGCGGAATACTGAGTGCCCTGGCAAAATCATTGACCGTTCCGAGTGGGATGATGCCGAGAGCAGGCCGGTGGGCTTGTTCGGCAAGTCCATTAATGGCCTCGTTGATTGTCCCGTCTCCCCCCATTGCAATGACCGCATCGTATAAACCAATGCAGGCCTCAGTAGCAAATGCAGAAGCGTCGCCTTCTTTCTCGGTTCTCCGTATATCGATAACATCGTACCTATCCTGTAAGGTTTCCTCTATTTTTTCAGCGTAGTCAGTCGCTTTTTCTTTTCCTGACGATGGATTTAATATAATCATGGCTTTCATCCCGCTAACCTCCCAAAAAAAATGTTTGCAAAACATTTAAAACTAACAATATCAACCCTATTATTTACCTTTAAATGAATGGCTATAAACCGCGAGCGCTGGAGTGAAAGTCATCCTTATGCCCAAAATGAAAAACAAAGAAAAACAGCGATTCAGTAAGAGAAACGAAGATTTGTCATCAATATTGGATTAAATTGAATAAAATGAGTCATTTTTGGCTTCCTTTTCGTGTTTACAATGGAATGCCGCAGGAGTATGATTACAACAGTTTCAGATTTCTGAACGAAAATTTAATGAGTTTCATATTTCTAAATCGCTGAATCCGATTGGAGCGGGGGAACCAACTTTGTGGAGGCAATCCACTTGGGGTGAGGCCTAATATTAGGCGGGGCTATTCTGAGCCCTAATCCGACAGCTAACTCCGTAAGCGTTGCAGAAGAGGAAGATGAAGCTTGTGCGACGAGAATTTTGATAAGTCCACAAGGCTGCAATCTTTTAGCCTCTGGGGGCTTTTTTGTTTTGCTGTATTTTAGATATGTCGCCTATTTTAAAATTCCAGTATGAACAAAATCCCTGAATAGAAATATTAGACGCATAATTCCTCATACTAAGGAAAGAAGGAAGGATCATGCGCAGGAAAATATTTTTTAGGCTGGACCCACCGAAAGTTCTTGTCTTTGGGTTTGGAGCAATTATTTTCTTAGGGACACTGTTGCTGTCATTGCCATCTTCAACAGTAAATGGGAAAGGACTTCCGTTTTTGGATGCATTGTTTACTGCAACCTCCGCAACATGTGTAACAGGGCTTGTCGTAGTTGACACCGGTGATACCTTCACAAGATTCGGGGAAATGGTCATCCTTTCGATGATTCAGATTGGCGGATTGGGTTTCATGAGTTTCGCCACTTTATTTGCATTTATTTTAGGAAAAAGAATTTCATTTAAAGAAAGGCTGATCATCCAGGAATCATTGAATAACGCGACTGTAGAAGGGATTGTCAGGCTTGTCAAACGAATCTTTCTTTTTACAGCGGTGATCGAGATTGCTGGTGGAATCATTCTTTCACTGAGGTTTTCACAGGAAATGGCTGCAGGAGAAGCGATTTATTTTGGTTTTTTTCATGCCATTTCTAATTTTAATAATGCTGGATTTGATTTGATGGGTGGATTCAACGGGCTCACTGCCTATGCTGAAGACCCGATTATCAATCTCACCATGATTGCTCTTATTAGTTTAGGAGGGATTGGGTTCATCGTCATGAATGAGCTGTTTGAATATCGAAGCACGAAAAGAATTTCCCTGCATACAAAAATCGTCTTATTTGTATCGGGAGTTCTGGTATTCGGAGGAGCTCTCCTGATTTTCATTCTTGAATTTAACAACCCATCCACCTTGAAGCCGTTAACAATGACTGGTAATATATTTGGTGCAATTTATCAGGCTGTCACCCCAAGGACAGCGGGATCCAATACATTGAATATTCCGGACCTGAAGCAATCGACCTTGTTTTTCATTATTTTCCTGATGTTTGTTGGGGCGTCTCCAGGATCGACAGGCGGCGGGATTAAAACAACGACATTTGCCGTCTTGATCGGTGCAGTCAAGTCACAAATTCGCGGCAGGGAGGATGTCACTTTTTTTGGCAGAAGAATGGAGCATAGCATCATTTCCAAATCATTGACGGTTACAATGATTGCGCTTTTTTTAGTGATTTTAATTACAATGATGCTGACCATCACTGAACCAGGAAAAGATTTTTTGATGATATTCTTTGAGACAGTCTCAGCCTTTTCAACAGTAGGACTTTCAATGGGCTTGACGCCAGAACTGTCATCATACGGAAAAATATTAATAACGATTACCATGTTCGCGGGCAGAGTTGGTCCGCTAACACTGGCATTTGCAGTAGCGAAAAGAAGAAAAGAGGATCATTATCGATATCCGGCTGGGAAAGTGATGATTGGGTAGGAGGATGTTTTTTATGGCAAAGCAATACGCAGTAATCGGCATGGGCCGTTTCGGATCAAGTGTAGCGACGACTTTATACAATGAAGGAGTCGAAGTGTTGGGGATTGATAAAAGTGAACAACATATTGAGGACTACAAAGAACATGTCACTCATGCAGTAATCGGTGACTCAACGGATGAGCAAACATTGAAGGCAGTAGGGATAAGGAACTTTGATACTGTCATTGTAGCGATTGGGGATGACATTCAGGCTAGTATCCTCACGGTACTTATTTTAAAAGAGATGGGAGTTGCCAATGTCGTTGCCAAGGCTCTTAACAAACACCATGCGCAAGTATTGTTCAAGGTAGGAGCCGACAAGGTCATTTTCCCGGAAAGGGATATGGGGGAGAGAGTCGCCCATCAGCTGATGGCATCACCAAATGTTTTGAACTTTATCGAGCTCTCCGATGATTACAGTATTGAGGAAATAAAGCTTCCTATGAGCATGGCTGGAAAAAATTTGATTGAAATCAATCTGCGTGCTAAATACAATATCACAGTAATTGGCGTTAAAACTGCCAACAAGGTCGACATCTCTCCAGATCCTGAGAAAACGCTGAGAGCAGAGGATATCTTGATTGTACTTGGCGAAAATGGCGACTTGAACAGGTTTACGAAAATTAAATAATGAAAAATCGAAGCAGGCTGTTTTGCACAGTCTGCTTTTTCTATCCTTGAGTAGTGAGAAAATTAACAAAAGATAGACTTTCTGTATACCCGTAAACAATAAATGGCTATGGTCGATGAAATACATATAAATGATGAAAAGGGAGCATGACATCTAGATGAAACCAATTATGAATATGCTTGTAATCTTATTATTACTGATTGGCACCCTTGCTGGGTGTGCAAACTCGGAACGGAAAGTGAAAGAAAGGGTCAATATCGGCATAATGTTGTCTGACGTCGGACTTGGAGACCAATCTTTCAGTGATTCGGCTTTTGCCGGACTGGTAAAAGCGAGAGACGAGCTTGATATTCTATTTGATTATAGAGAACTTCAGTCTGTAGGTACTTATGAAAAAGGGTTCACTGAGCTAGTAGAAGAAGGAAATGATATTGTCATCGGGTTGGGCTTCATGGTTCTTGAGGATCTGGAGAAAGTAGCTGAAAAATATCCTGAACAGCAATTTATCCTGGTTGATTCTGTATCACAATTGGATAACATCACCTCCATTACTTTTAAAGAAGAACAAGGCAGTTTCCTCGCGGGTGCCTTGGCTGGAATGGCGTCAAAATCAAATGTCGTTGGATTTGTAGGCGGAGCGGATGTTCCGCTGATCCGCAAGTTTAAAGCTGGATTTGAACAGGGAGTAAAGGCTGTGAATCCGGAAGCAGTGGTCAAAATTGCATACGCAAATGATTTTGGCAACGCAGAGCTTGGAGGAAAGATTGCTTCAGGAATGATTGAGGAAGGTGCGGATGTTCTATATGCTGCGGCAGGTTTTACGGGTGTCGGTGTATTGAAGGAAGCACAATCCAAGAAAAAGTTTGCTATTGGTGTGGATAGTGACCAGTACTTTTTTGCCGAAAAAGCCATCATTACCTCGATGCTGAAAAATGTCGATGTCGCGCTTTATGAAACAGTCAAGGAGTTTCAGACGGAAAGTAAGCTTAAAGCAAAGCAAATCGAATTAGGCATAAATGAAAAAGGTGTCGGGCTTGCGCCTATCAGGGTGATCAAGCTGACGCCAGAACAGGAAAAAAGCTTAAAAGACCTGGAAGCTAAACTATCAAGAAATGAGCTTTCAATACAGCTAGATTAACAAGGTGCAACTGGGGGAGCCGACATGACAATAAAAAAGAAATTACTACTTAACTTATTACTTGCGATTGGGTTATCGATTGTGATGATCTCATTCATTATCTACAGGATGCTGATGGTCCAGGCATCCAACCAGGATTACGTACAGGTCCTGCTGACAGTGCAGAATCTTCAGTCCGAAACATCTGCTGCGAAGCAATCCCTGAGCAATTTTTCGTTCAACCCTACCGAAGGGAACAGGCAGGATGCTTTGACAAAAATGGAGAATACTTCCCAAATTTTCACGAACGCCAAAGGTTTGATTCAACAGGATGATAGCAAAAATGTTTTAAACAAGGCTTTTGAAAAGTTCACTGCCTTGGAAAGTGAAGCTAAAAAAGCACTTGATGAGAATAATAGTGCGGAAGTGAAGCGCCAGTCCCTGCGCATTGAAGGAATCCTGAATGATCTTCACCTGTTGAATATACAGGTCAATGATTATTACGATTTGATGCAAGAGGACCTGGATAATCAGATCCAATTCATTATATTGTCGGCAATCATAGGCAGCATTCTGCTTGTGTTAGTTGCCGGAGGAATCGGAATCAGGCTGACTAGTTCGATCACCAAGCCATTGAAGCAGATTGCTATAAATGCACAGGAAATCGCCAAAGGAAACTTGATGATTAAAAAAATTTCTTATAAACATAATGATGAACTGGGAACTTTGAATGAGTCGTTTGATCTGATGGCTGCACAATTGACAACCTTGCTGCAAAAGGTGAATATGGCGAGCAAGGAAGTAGAGCATTTTGCAGAAGGAATTGAGCAGGAAAATATCGCATTGACCGAAATCTCCAATCAAGTCGCTGTCTCAACGGATGAGCTGTCTGCAGGGGCACAAACCGTTTCAGAAGATTTGCAGCAATCAGTCGAACTGATAGAAGATATGGATAAAGAAATTATGCTTAACCTGGACCATACCCAGGAATCGTCTTCTTACAGCTTGGAAGCTGTGCAAGCAATTGGCGAAGGAAGAAGGGCTATCGAAGGACAAAAAGCCTTGATTTCGGAAAACAAGGACGCCTCCCATTCGATCCAGTCGGCAACAGACCAATTTG belongs to Mesobacillus subterraneus and includes:
- a CDS encoding methyl-accepting chemotaxis protein, with the protein product MTIKKKLLLNLLLAIGLSIVMISFIIYRMLMVQASNQDYVQVLLTVQNLQSETSAAKQSLSNFSFNPTEGNRQDALTKMENTSQIFTNAKGLIQQDDSKNVLNKAFEKFTALESEAKKALDENNSAEVKRQSLRIEGILNDLHLLNIQVNDYYDLMQEDLDNQIQFIILSAIIGSILLVLVAGGIGIRLTSSITKPLKQIAINAQEIAKGNLMIKKISYKHNDELGTLNESFDLMAAQLTTLLQKVNMASKEVEHFAEGIEQENIALTEISNQVAVSTDELSAGAQTVSEDLQQSVELIEDMDKEIMLNLDHTQESSSYSLEAVQAIGEGRRAIEGQKALISENKDASHSIQSATDQFVGYAAKIEDMTASVSAIAAQTNLLALNAAIEAARAGEAGKGFAVVAAEVRKLAEESNTATTQIFDMVNQLKSGLAEIGEAVKRGVTIADWQMESMNVTMSAFGNIESKVTGISEKITQLVEGMEASKELGARVLHNVESISAVVEETAAGSEEISASTTEQLSAFDNLSKKVTDLRKLTNELNDSVSVFKFNR